In the genome of Massilia sp. PAMC28688, one region contains:
- a CDS encoding lipopolysaccharide biosynthesis protein, whose protein sequence is MASIDSKIARGAAWMLAFKMLDKVVGLLSTIVLARMLVPADFGLVAMAMVLIAAMNVLVAFGFDVSLIQKQNANRDDFDTAWTFTVLFSAICAIILALGAGPAAAFYREPRLELVLYILAFTFFIQGCANIGPVIFRREMRFDQEFKYLISKRLSTFFVTIPLAVYLQNYWALVIGQLVGHSISVITSYIISDYRPRFCMKAKLELFHSSKWLMLANIVSFVSNSGAQFIIGRVSGPQVLGVYTIAAEISTMPTTELVAPINRAAFPGYAKSAADPAALRASFLKVISSIALFAIPAGIGIIAVADLMVPSVLGWKWLDAIPVIQVMSVYGVIQAVQTNIGYIYLAQGNMRRVTLINTMQAMLLVIMLVPAVRYWGVMGAAFASLAAIVLMIPVNQTLIARSLQLSGTDFLRKIMRPLVAALLMGGAIMLLKSSFALDKVTHQYVLALLLCVAVGALVYGGAVYLLWRLAGAPEGPEEFVVQKVELVLRKAGIRVSLMPKR, encoded by the coding sequence GTGGCCAGTATCGACTCAAAAATCGCGCGCGGGGCCGCGTGGATGCTCGCCTTTAAAATGCTGGATAAGGTAGTGGGCCTGCTCTCGACCATTGTGCTGGCGCGCATGCTGGTGCCGGCCGACTTCGGCCTGGTCGCCATGGCCATGGTCCTGATCGCGGCCATGAACGTGCTGGTGGCATTCGGCTTTGACGTCAGCCTGATCCAGAAGCAGAACGCCAATCGGGACGACTTCGACACCGCGTGGACGTTTACCGTCCTGTTCTCCGCGATCTGCGCCATCATCCTGGCGCTGGGCGCCGGACCGGCAGCGGCGTTCTACCGCGAGCCGCGCCTGGAGCTGGTGCTGTACATCCTGGCGTTCACGTTTTTCATCCAGGGCTGTGCCAATATCGGCCCGGTGATCTTCCGGCGCGAGATGCGCTTTGACCAGGAATTCAAGTATTTGATCAGCAAGCGACTGTCGACGTTTTTCGTCACCATTCCGCTGGCGGTCTACCTGCAAAATTACTGGGCGCTGGTGATTGGCCAGCTCGTGGGGCACAGTATTTCCGTGATCACCTCATACATCATCAGCGACTACCGGCCGCGCTTTTGCATGAAGGCCAAGCTCGAGCTCTTTCATAGCTCCAAGTGGCTGATGCTGGCCAATATCGTCTCGTTCGTGAGCAACTCGGGGGCGCAATTCATTATCGGCCGCGTCTCCGGACCGCAGGTGCTCGGTGTGTACACTATTGCCGCTGAAATTTCGACCATGCCGACGACCGAACTGGTGGCACCCATCAATCGCGCCGCCTTCCCCGGCTACGCCAAGTCAGCCGCCGATCCGGCCGCGCTGCGTGCGAGCTTTCTGAAAGTGATTTCATCGATTGCACTGTTTGCCATCCCTGCCGGTATCGGCATCATTGCCGTGGCTGACCTGATGGTCCCGTCAGTGCTGGGCTGGAAGTGGCTGGACGCGATTCCCGTGATCCAGGTGATGTCGGTATATGGCGTGATACAGGCGGTACAGACCAATATCGGCTATATCTATCTGGCGCAGGGCAATATGCGCCGCGTGACGCTGATCAATACCATGCAGGCTATGCTGCTCGTGATCATGCTGGTACCGGCGGTGCGTTACTGGGGCGTGATGGGGGCGGCTTTTGCGTCGCTGGCCGCGATTGTGCTCATGATTCCCGTAAACCAGACCCTGATCGCGCGCTCGCTGCAATTGTCGGGGACTGACTTCTTGCGAAAGATCATGCGACCGCTGGTCGCCGCGCTGCTGATGGGCGGTGCGATCATGCTACTCAAGAGCAGTTTCGCGCTGGACAAAGTAACGCATCAATACGTGCTGGCGCTGTTGCTGTGCGTGGCGGTGGGGGCGCTGGTGTATGGCGGGGCGGTCTACTTGCTGTGGCGGCTGGCGGGGGCACCGGAAGGGCCGGAAGAGTTCGTCGTGCAAAAGGTGGAACTGGTCTTGCGCAAGGCGGGCATCCGCGTCTCGTTAATGCCGAAGCGCTGA